GAGCTCAATCCAGACCAGAATAAAGCTCTACTGAAGCATAGATTCGTACTGTACAGTACAGTATGTGACTGTAAAATGTTTCGTCTTCTGGGTGTATAAATTTGTCCAAGCGCATGTAGCTGAAGACAGATTACATGTCTGTGTGCAAACAAGTTGATAGGAGTCCGTTTTGGTATCAGAATCaatggtattttttttattaataataataatttaaaataaaaagtaaaatcataatttaaattagaaaaaaaatatatttatatattaatcaCAAATCACTATTATTAGTTTCGCTTCCTAAAAATCAAAACCAACTTTACTCATTTCTTCTTGTAATATTCACTCattcaaaataagaaaaagataaagaaaagaagAGCAAATGGATTTATTGAGATTTGATTACTTATCAGGAAATTAAGTTAATTCACATATATGACGTCAATATTTCCCTGCAAATATACAACATATGTACCGATCTAATACTACTGGCTATCCACATATGATGGCTGACTCTGCTTCGTGAAGCCCGCAGTGACCAGCTTAAACCACTGGCTATCCACTTGCAGGCGCTCGTCATCTCCGCCATGGAACCCGTCGCAGGAATTGGAGACGATGCAGCCGTCAGAGTCGACGTCCAAGCACACCTCCGTTCCATCCGTCAGATTCGTGGCCAGATGCGTCTTCTCCGAACCCGACACGAGCTGCCACCGCGAGTCCGACGGGTCGCAGATGATCCCCAGCCTCACCGGCGCGCCCAGGCCGACCGCTCGCAGGCAGAAGTAGGTGCCGGTCACCATCAAGAACTCCTGCGGCGTGTAGCGCCATGAATCGGATGCGGAGCAAGGGCCAAGCTTCAGCGGGTCTGCCATGGTCCTCCTCCGCGTCACGCAGAGGCCGGTGGACGGGTGGAAGATTTTGGTGCGTGGGCGGCGGAGCAAAGGATGGCTCTCATCTGCGCCAGGAATCATCAGTCAACAACCATATAGcggctctcgctctctctctctctcgcatacAACTCGAGAAGGGGATGAATCATCGACAGACAAACCTCTTAATTGGAGCAGAAAAGAAGGAGCCGCTGCGGACGTACGTTGTAGCAGAAGACTGGAGCAGCAAAGTAGGAGCGGAAGAAGATGAAACGAGGACGCCATGTCTGCTGGGGAAGGCAGAGAAGAATGGGAGGGGATGAGCGAGTGAGTGAAAGATATTTACTAGCAAGTTTAGATCAAAATGTGATGTATAATATCATCTTTGCCGTCAAAGAGTGTTGTGTTGGCTATGCCAAATATTTACGTCGATGCTTGCGTGAGGTTTCACGTAGTCCACATTGCTGGTATTGCTTGT
The window above is part of the Musa acuminata AAA Group cultivar baxijiao chromosome BXJ2-6, Cavendish_Baxijiao_AAA, whole genome shotgun sequence genome. Proteins encoded here:
- the LOC135614461 gene encoding glycosyl hydrolase 5 family protein-like, producing MASSFHLLPLLLCCSSLLLQRTSAAAPSFLLQLRDESHPLLRRPRTKIFHPSTGLCVTRRRTMADPLKLGPCSASDSWRYTPQEFLMVTGTYFCLRAVGLGAPVRLGIICDPSDSRWQLVSGSEKTHLATNLTDGTEVCLDVDSDGCIVSNSCDGFHGGDDERLQVDSQWFKLVTAGFTKQSQPSYVDSQ